The following are encoded together in the Glycine soja cultivar W05 chromosome 5, ASM419377v2, whole genome shotgun sequence genome:
- the LOC114413048 gene encoding CASP-like protein 1B1: protein MASENGDKLELAFSAVPDPKPKKDWVILSLRVVAFFATASATLVMAFNKQTKGMVVATIGTNPVTITLTAMFQHTPAFIFFVIVNAIASFYNLLVIGVEILGPQYDYKGLRLGLIAILDVMTMALAATGDGAATFMAELGRNGNSHARWDKICDKFEAYCNRGGVALVASFVGLILLLVVTVMSITKLLKLNRI from the exons ATGGCCTCAGAAAATGGAGACAAACTAGAGCTTGCTTTCAGTGCTGTTCCTGATCCCAAGCCCAAGAAGGATTGGGTCATTTTGTCCCTTAGGGTGGTCGCATTTTTTGCCACAGCATCTGCTACACTTGTTATGGCATTCAACAAACAAACCAAAGGCATGGTAGTTGCTACCATTGGCACCAACCCAGTAACAATTACTCTTACTGCAATGTTTCAGCACACTCCAGCTTTTAT ATTCTTCGTGATAGTCAATGCAATTGCCAGTTTCTATAACTTGCTGGTGATAGGAGTGGAGATATTAGGACCCCAATATGATTACAAAGGACTTCGCCTTGGACTGATTGCAATATTAGACGTG ATGACGATGGCTCTAGCAGCAACTGGAGATGGTGCAGCAACATTCATGGCAGAATTAGGAAGGAATGGTAATTCACATGCAAGGTGGGATAAGATATGTGACAAATTCGAAGCATACTGCAACAGAGGTGGTGTTGCCCTCGTTGCCTCTTTCGTTGGCCTCATTCTCCTTCTCGTTGTTACAGTGATGTCCATCACCAAGCTGCTCAAGCTAAATCGCATTTAG